CGTGAGGGGCATGCAATCTACCATGTCGTCGGTCCGGACGCGCCGCGAGCCGGCGTCACTTCCGGGGAAACCGAACGACGATCCGGCGCCTGGCACCCTGAACAGCATTTTGAAGCAGGCGGGTT
This region of Candidatus Zixiibacteriota bacterium genomic DNA includes:
- a CDS encoding type II toxin-antitoxin system HicA family toxin; this encodes MSSVRTRREPASLPGKPNDDPAPGTLNSILKQAGLKQ